In Streptomyces puniciscabiei, a single genomic region encodes these proteins:
- a CDS encoding transcriptional regulator, whose translation MRQPSAPPFNAPAARRLRAALGMGPEHVAYGMRASYGLPYVTPDLVIAWERGSAAPSHPELTALAGVLWCSPGELLGRPQTLREHRIARAVAPEDVARAVDMDLRTYLRMEDTGQWRGNERQSAALARVLDLALPDFVAVTGREAKLADLLHSAVTTRWQAYVRPVRKLVPLDAGVLEGVLEQLYEDYQGHMAATLSWGGGSRSASESGREFLDRIVQNFWNGVEDRTV comes from the coding sequence GTGCGCCAACCCTCAGCTCCCCCCTTCAACGCCCCGGCGGCCCGCCGGCTGCGTGCCGCGCTCGGCATGGGCCCCGAGCACGTCGCGTACGGCATGCGGGCCTCGTACGGGCTGCCGTACGTCACACCCGATCTGGTGATCGCCTGGGAACGCGGCTCCGCCGCCCCCAGCCACCCCGAGCTCACCGCGCTGGCCGGCGTGCTGTGGTGTTCCCCGGGCGAACTCCTCGGCCGGCCGCAGACCCTGCGCGAGCACCGCATCGCCCGTGCCGTCGCACCCGAGGACGTCGCCCGCGCCGTCGACATGGACCTGCGCACGTATCTGCGCATGGAGGACACCGGGCAGTGGCGGGGCAACGAGCGCCAGTCGGCCGCGCTCGCCCGGGTACTGGACCTCGCCCTGCCCGACTTCGTCGCCGTCACCGGCCGCGAGGCGAAGCTCGCCGACCTGCTGCACAGCGCGGTGACCACCCGCTGGCAGGCCTATGTGCGACCGGTGCGCAAGCTGGTGCCCCTGGACGCGGGCGTCCTCGAGGGCGTGCTGGAGCAGCTCTACGAGGACTACCAGGGCCACATGGCCGCCACCCTCAGCTGGGGTGGCGGCAGCAGGAGCGCCAGCGAGTCCGGGCGGGAGTTCCTCGACCGGATCGTGCAGAACTTCTGGAACGGCGTGGAGGACAGGACGGTCTAG
- the pyk gene encoding pyruvate kinase, whose amino-acid sequence MRRSKIVCTLGPAVDSHEMLVAMIEAGMNVARFNFSHGSHAEHQARYDRVRAASKETGRPIGVLADLQGPKIRLETFAEGPVELERGDEFVITTEDVPGDKSICGTTYKGLPGDVSRGDQVLINDGNVELKVLDVEGPRVKTIVIEGGVVSDHKGINLPGAAVNVPALSEKDIEDLRFALRMGCDLVALSFVRDAKDIQDVHRVMDEEGRRVPVIAKVEKPQAVENMEDVVMAFDGVMVARGDLAVEYPLEKVPMVQKRLIELCRRNAKPVIVATQMMESMITNSRPTRAEASDVANAILDGADAVMLSAESSVGAYPVETVKTMSKIVQAAEQELLSKGLQPLVPGKKPRTQGGSVARAACEIADFLGGRGLIAFTQSGDTARRLSRYRAVQPIIAFTTDENTRNQLTLSWGVEPHVVPFVNTTDEMVDLVDQEVARLGRFDAGDTVIITAGSPPGVAGTTNMLRVHHLSTQNN is encoded by the coding sequence ATGCGCCGTTCGAAAATCGTCTGTACTCTCGGCCCCGCGGTCGACTCCCACGAGATGCTCGTCGCCATGATCGAGGCGGGCATGAATGTGGCCCGGTTCAACTTCAGCCACGGCTCCCACGCCGAGCACCAGGCGCGGTACGACCGCGTCCGGGCCGCGTCCAAGGAGACCGGCCGGCCCATCGGCGTCCTCGCCGACCTGCAGGGCCCGAAGATCCGCCTGGAGACCTTCGCCGAGGGCCCGGTCGAGCTCGAGCGGGGTGACGAGTTCGTCATCACCACCGAGGACGTGCCCGGCGACAAGAGCATCTGCGGTACGACGTACAAGGGGCTGCCGGGCGACGTCTCGCGCGGCGACCAGGTCCTGATCAACGACGGCAACGTCGAGCTGAAGGTCCTGGACGTCGAGGGCCCCCGCGTGAAGACGATCGTCATCGAGGGCGGTGTCGTCTCCGACCACAAGGGCATCAACCTGCCCGGCGCGGCCGTCAACGTGCCCGCGCTGAGCGAGAAGGACATCGAGGACCTCCGCTTCGCCCTCCGCATGGGCTGCGACCTGGTCGCGCTGTCCTTCGTCCGGGACGCCAAGGACATCCAGGACGTGCACCGCGTCATGGACGAGGAGGGCCGCCGGGTCCCCGTCATCGCCAAGGTGGAGAAGCCGCAGGCGGTGGAGAACATGGAGGACGTCGTGATGGCGTTCGACGGCGTCATGGTCGCCCGCGGTGACCTCGCCGTCGAGTACCCGCTCGAGAAGGTCCCCATGGTGCAGAAGCGCCTGATCGAGCTGTGCCGGCGCAACGCCAAGCCGGTGATCGTGGCGACCCAGATGATGGAGTCGATGATCACCAACTCCCGCCCGACCCGCGCCGAGGCCTCCGACGTGGCCAACGCGATCCTGGACGGCGCGGACGCGGTCATGCTGTCGGCCGAGTCCAGCGTGGGCGCGTACCCGGTCGAGACGGTCAAGACCATGTCGAAGATCGTCCAGGCGGCCGAGCAGGAGCTGCTCTCCAAGGGCCTGCAGCCGCTGGTGCCGGGCAAGAAGCCGCGCACTCAGGGCGGTTCGGTGGCCCGCGCGGCCTGCGAGATCGCCGACTTCCTCGGCGGCCGGGGCCTGATCGCCTTCACCCAGTCCGGTGACACCGCGCGCCGTCTGTCCCGCTACCGCGCGGTCCAGCCGATCATCGCCTTCACCACGGACGAGAACACCCGCAACCAGCTCACCCTCAGCTGGGGCGTGGAGCCGCACGTCGTGCCGTTCGTGAACACCACGGACGAGATGGTCGACCTGGTGGACCAGGAGGTCGCCCGGCTCGGCCGCTTCGACGCCGGCGACACGGTCATCATCACCGCCGGCTCGCCCCCCGGCGTCGCCGGCACCACCAACATGCTCCGCGTGCACCACCTGAGCACGCAGAACAACTGA
- a CDS encoding carbohydrate ABC transporter permease produces MPRKRVSRRLAADVALLLVAVAFALPLAWVVLSSVDPHASLRVRVPDGLTTANFRAVLTPDITYTPLLNSLVLCGGGTALTVVCAALAAYPLSRFRSRLGRPFLLSVLFATSLPITAIMVPVYALFVRVNLIDTLQGTILFFAASQLPFAVWLMKNFMDGVPKELEEAAWTDGASSLQSLVRIVLPLMGPGLAVVTVFSFVMMWGNFFVPFMLLLTPDQMPASVSINDFFGNRGMVAYGQLAAFSVIYSTPVILLYVLVARRLGGGFALGGAVKG; encoded by the coding sequence ATGCCTCGCAAGCGTGTCTCCCGGCGGCTCGCCGCCGACGTCGCCCTGTTGCTGGTGGCCGTCGCCTTCGCGCTGCCCCTCGCCTGGGTCGTGCTGTCCTCCGTGGATCCGCACGCGAGTCTGCGGGTCCGGGTCCCGGACGGGCTGACGACGGCCAACTTCCGTGCCGTGCTCACCCCGGACATCACCTACACCCCGCTGCTCAACAGCCTGGTCCTGTGCGGCGGCGGTACCGCGCTGACCGTCGTCTGCGCCGCCCTCGCCGCGTATCCGCTCTCCCGGTTCCGCTCCCGGCTGGGCCGGCCGTTCCTGCTGTCGGTCCTGTTCGCGACGAGCCTGCCGATCACCGCGATCATGGTGCCGGTGTACGCGCTGTTCGTGCGGGTGAACCTGATCGACACCCTGCAGGGCACGATCCTGTTCTTCGCCGCCTCCCAACTCCCCTTCGCCGTCTGGCTCATGAAGAACTTCATGGACGGGGTGCCGAAGGAGCTGGAGGAGGCGGCGTGGACCGACGGGGCGTCCTCGCTGCAGTCCCTGGTCCGGATCGTGCTGCCGCTGATGGGACCGGGGCTCGCCGTCGTCACGGTGTTCTCGTTCGTGATGATGTGGGGGAACTTCTTCGTCCCGTTCATGCTGCTGCTCACCCCGGACCAGATGCCGGCCTCGGTCAGCATCAACGACTTCTTCGGCAACCGGGGCATGGTGGCGTACGGCCAGCTCGCCGCGTTCTCCGTCATCTACTCGACGCCGGTGATCCTCCTGTATGTCCTGGTCGCACGGCGACTGGGCGGCGGTTTCGCACTCGGCGGGGCGGTCAAGGGATGA
- a CDS encoding acetate kinase has protein sequence MTATRVLVLNSGSSSVKYQLLDMRDESRLAVGLVERIGEQTSRLKHTCLTSGDTREYTGPMADHDAALKAVAEELSRDGLGLDSPELAAIGHRVVHGGMFFTEPTVIDDAVLTEIERLIPVAPLHNPANLTGIRTAQALRPDLPQVAVFDTAFHTTMPEPAARYAIDPKIADRHRIRRYGFHGTSHAYVSRETARLLGRDPSEVNVIVLHLGNGASASAVEKGRCVDTSMGLTPLEGLVMGTRSGDVDPAVIFHLARVGDMSMDEIDTLLNKRSGLFGLCGDNDMREIRRRIDEGDEEAALAFDIYIHRLKKYIGAYYAVLGKVDAVAFTAGVGENAAPVREAAIVGLESLGLAVDPELNAVRADGARLISPKDARVAVAVVPTDEELEIATQTYALVGKNN, from the coding sequence GTGACCGCGACCCGTGTCCTCGTCCTCAACTCCGGCTCCTCGTCGGTGAAGTACCAGCTGCTCGACATGCGCGACGAAAGCCGGCTGGCCGTCGGCCTGGTGGAGCGCATCGGCGAGCAGACCTCCCGGCTCAAGCACACCTGCCTCACCTCCGGCGACACCCGGGAGTACACCGGTCCGATGGCCGACCACGACGCCGCGCTGAAGGCGGTCGCCGAGGAGCTGAGCCGGGACGGCCTGGGCCTGGACTCGCCGGAACTGGCCGCGATCGGGCACCGGGTGGTGCACGGCGGGATGTTCTTCACCGAGCCCACCGTCATCGACGACGCGGTGCTCACCGAGATCGAGCGGCTGATCCCGGTCGCCCCGCTGCACAACCCGGCCAACCTGACCGGCATCCGCACGGCCCAGGCGCTGCGCCCCGACCTGCCCCAGGTCGCCGTCTTCGACACCGCCTTCCACACGACGATGCCGGAGCCGGCGGCGCGCTACGCGATCGACCCGAAGATCGCCGACCGGCACCGCATCCGCCGCTACGGCTTCCACGGCACCTCGCACGCGTACGTCTCGCGGGAGACCGCGCGGCTGCTGGGCAGGGACCCGTCCGAGGTCAACGTGATCGTGCTGCACCTGGGCAACGGCGCGTCGGCGTCCGCGGTGGAGAAGGGCCGCTGCGTGGACACCTCCATGGGGCTCACGCCTTTGGAGGGGCTGGTGATGGGTACGCGCTCCGGTGATGTGGATCCGGCCGTCATCTTCCATTTGGCCCGGGTTGGGGATATGTCCATGGACGAGATCGACACTCTTCTCAACAAGAGGAGCGGTCTGTTCGGTCTGTGCGGGGACAACGACATGCGGGAGATCCGCCGCCGGATCGACGAGGGTGACGAAGAGGCCGCTCTCGCGTTCGACATTTACATTCACCGGCTCAAGAAGTACATCGGCGCCTATTACGCCGTGCTCGGGAAGGTCGACGCGGTCGCGTTCACGGCCGGGGTCGGCGAGAACGCGGCGCCCGTGCGGGAGGCGGCGATCGTGGGCCTGGAGAGCCTTGGCCTGGCGGTCGACCCGGAGCTGAACGCGGTGCGAGCGGACGGGGCCAGGCTGATCTCGCCGAAGGATGCGCGTGTCGCCGTCGCCGTGGTGCCGACGGATGAAGAACTGGAGATCGCGACGCAGACCTACGCACTGGTCGGAAAGAACAACTGA
- a CDS encoding ATP-dependent 6-phosphofructokinase produces the protein MRIGVLTAGGDCPGLNAVIRSVVHRAVAQYGDEVIGFEDGYRGLLDRHYRTLDLDAVSGILARGGTILGSSRLERDRLREACEGAADMVEEFGIDALIPIGGEGTLTAARMLSDAGLPVVGVPKTIDNDISSTDRTFGFDTAVGVATEAMDRLKTTAESHQRVMVVEVMGRHAGWIALESGMAAGAHGICLPERPFDPAHLVKMVEERFSRGKKFAVICVAEGAHPAEGTMDYGKGEIDQYGHERFQGIGTALAYELERRLGKEAKPVILGHVQRGGVPTAYDRVLATRFGWHAVEAAHRGEFGRMTALRGTDIVMVPLAEAVTELKTVPKDRMDEAESVF, from the coding sequence ATGCGCATCGGAGTTCTCACCGCAGGCGGCGACTGCCCCGGCCTGAACGCCGTGATCCGGTCGGTCGTGCACCGGGCGGTGGCGCAGTACGGCGACGAGGTCATCGGCTTCGAGGACGGCTACCGGGGTCTGCTCGACCGGCACTACCGCACCCTCGACCTGGACGCGGTCAGCGGCATCCTGGCCCGCGGCGGCACCATCCTCGGCTCCTCCCGCCTCGAGCGCGACCGGCTGCGCGAGGCCTGCGAGGGCGCCGCCGACATGGTCGAGGAGTTCGGCATCGACGCGCTGATCCCGATCGGCGGCGAGGGCACCCTGACCGCGGCCCGCATGCTCTCCGACGCAGGGCTCCCGGTCGTCGGCGTGCCCAAGACCATCGACAACGACATCTCCTCCACCGACCGCACCTTCGGCTTCGACACCGCCGTCGGCGTCGCCACCGAGGCGATGGACCGCCTGAAGACCACGGCCGAGTCCCACCAGCGGGTGATGGTCGTCGAGGTCATGGGCCGGCACGCCGGCTGGATCGCCCTGGAGTCCGGCATGGCCGCCGGCGCCCACGGCATCTGCCTGCCCGAGCGGCCCTTCGACCCCGCCCACCTGGTCAAGATGGTCGAGGAGCGCTTCTCCCGCGGCAAGAAGTTCGCGGTCATCTGCGTCGCCGAAGGCGCCCACCCGGCCGAGGGCACCATGGACTACGGCAAGGGCGAGATCGACCAGTACGGCCACGAGCGCTTCCAGGGCATCGGCACGGCGCTGGCGTACGAACTGGAGCGGCGCCTCGGCAAGGAGGCCAAGCCGGTCATCCTCGGCCATGTGCAGCGCGGCGGCGTGCCCACGGCCTACGACCGGGTCCTCGCCACCCGCTTCGGCTGGCATGCCGTCGAGGCCGCGCACCGCGGCGAGTTCGGCAGGATGACCGCGCTGCGCGGCACCGACATCGTGATGGTCCCGCTCGCCGAGGCGGTCACCGAGCTGAAGACGGTGCCGAAGGACCGCATGGACGAGGCCGAGTCGGTCTTCTAG
- the pta gene encoding phosphate acetyltransferase, with amino-acid sequence MTRSVYVTGIDRGDGRQVVELGVMELLTRQVDRVGVFRPLVHDGPDRLFELLRARYRLSQDPATVYGMDYHEASALQAEQGTDELVSALVDRFHLVARDYDVVLVLGTDFADTQLPDELSLNARLANEFGASVIPVVGGRRQTTESVLAETRNAYRAYDGLGCDVLAMVTNRVAAEDRDEIAGRLADRLPVPCYVVPDEPALSAPTVSQIAQALDARVLLGDDSGLARDALGFVFGGAMLPNLLGALTPGCLVVTPGDRADLVVGSLAAHSAGTPPIAGVLLTLNEVPSEEILTLAARLAPGTPVLSVTGNSFPTAEQLFSLEGKLNAATPRKAERALGLFERYADTADLARRVSAPSSDRVTPMMFEHKLLEQARSDKRRVVLPEGTEERVLHAAEVLLRRGVCDLTLLGPEDQIRKKVADLGIDLGDTQLIDPATSELRDAFAEKYAALRAHKGVTAELAYDVVSDVNYFGTLMVQEGLADGMVSGSVHSTAATIRPAFEIIKTKPESSIVSSVFFMCLADKVLVYGDCAVNPDPNAQALADIAIQSATTAAQFGVEPRIAMLSYSTGTSGSGADVDKVREATELARSRRPDLKIEGPIQYDAAVEPSVAATKLPDSDVAGQATVLIFPDLNTGNNTYKAVQRSAGAIAVGPVLQGLRKPVNDLSRGALVQDIVNTVAITAIQAQTPAN; translated from the coding sequence GTGACGCGCAGCGTGTACGTGACCGGGATCGACCGCGGTGACGGCCGCCAGGTCGTGGAGCTCGGAGTCATGGAGCTCCTGACCAGGCAGGTCGACCGGGTGGGCGTGTTCCGTCCGCTCGTGCACGACGGCCCGGACCGGCTGTTCGAGCTGCTGCGCGCCCGGTACCGCCTCTCGCAGGATCCGGCGACGGTCTACGGCATGGACTACCACGAGGCGTCCGCGCTCCAGGCCGAGCAGGGTACCGACGAGCTGGTCTCCGCGCTGGTCGACCGCTTCCACCTGGTGGCGCGAGACTACGACGTGGTCCTCGTCCTCGGCACCGACTTCGCCGACACCCAGCTGCCCGACGAGCTGTCCCTGAACGCACGCCTCGCCAACGAGTTCGGCGCCTCCGTGATCCCGGTGGTCGGCGGCCGCAGGCAGACCACCGAGTCCGTGCTCGCCGAGACCCGCAACGCCTACCGGGCGTACGACGGCCTCGGCTGCGACGTGCTGGCCATGGTCACCAACCGGGTGGCCGCCGAGGACCGCGACGAGATCGCCGGGCGGCTCGCGGACCGGCTGCCCGTGCCCTGTTACGTCGTGCCCGACGAGCCGGCGCTGTCCGCGCCGACCGTCTCCCAGATCGCCCAGGCCCTCGACGCCAGGGTGCTGCTCGGCGACGACTCCGGACTGGCCCGGGACGCCCTCGGCTTCGTCTTCGGCGGCGCGATGCTGCCCAACCTGCTCGGCGCCCTGACCCCCGGCTGCCTGGTCGTGACCCCGGGCGACCGGGCCGACCTGGTCGTCGGCTCGCTGGCCGCGCACAGCGCCGGCACCCCGCCGATAGCCGGCGTGCTGCTCACCCTGAACGAGGTGCCGAGCGAGGAGATCCTCACCCTCGCCGCCCGCCTCGCCCCCGGCACCCCGGTGCTCTCCGTGACCGGCAACAGCTTCCCCACCGCCGAGCAGCTGTTCTCCCTGGAGGGCAAGCTGAACGCGGCCACCCCGCGCAAGGCGGAGCGGGCGCTCGGCCTGTTCGAGCGGTACGCCGACACCGCCGACCTGGCCCGCCGGGTCTCCGCGCCGAGCAGCGACCGGGTCACCCCGATGATGTTCGAGCACAAGCTGCTGGAGCAGGCCCGCTCGGACAAGCGCCGGGTCGTGCTGCCGGAGGGCACCGAGGAGCGGGTGCTGCACGCGGCCGAGGTGCTGCTGCGCCGCGGAGTGTGTGACCTGACCCTGCTCGGGCCGGAGGACCAGATCCGCAAGAAGGTCGCCGACCTCGGTATCGACCTCGGCGACACGCAGCTGATCGACCCGGCCACCTCGGAACTGCGCGACGCGTTCGCCGAGAAGTACGCCGCACTGCGCGCCCACAAGGGCGTCACGGCCGAGCTGGCCTACGACGTCGTCTCGGACGTCAACTACTTCGGCACCCTGATGGTCCAGGAGGGCCTGGCCGACGGCATGGTGTCCGGGTCCGTGCACTCCACGGCGGCCACCATCCGGCCCGCCTTCGAGATCATCAAGACCAAGCCCGAGTCGTCGATCGTCTCGTCCGTCTTCTTCATGTGCCTGGCCGACAAGGTGCTGGTCTACGGCGACTGCGCGGTCAACCCGGACCCGAACGCGCAGGCGCTCGCGGACATCGCCATCCAGTCGGCGACCACGGCCGCGCAGTTCGGCGTGGAGCCGAGGATCGCGATGCTGTCGTACTCCACCGGCACCTCCGGATCGGGCGCCGACGTGGACAAGGTGCGCGAGGCCACCGAGCTGGCCCGCTCGCGCCGGCCCGACCTGAAGATCGAGGGCCCGATCCAGTACGACGCGGCGGTGGAGCCGTCCGTCGCCGCGACCAAGCTGCCGGACTCCGATGTGGCCGGGCAGGCGACGGTTCTGATCTTCCCGGACCTCAATACGGGCAACAACACCTACAAGGCCGTACAGCGCTCGGCCGGCGCGATCGCCGTCGGACCGGTCCTGCAGGGACTGCGCAAGCCGGTCAACGACCTGTCCCGGGGCGCGCTCGTCCAGGACATCGTGAACACCGTCGCCATCACGGCGATCCAGGCCCAGACGCCCGCCAACTGA